From Cecembia calidifontis, one genomic window encodes:
- a CDS encoding M15 family metallopeptidase, with product MKEIPEAIWDATEEWVIDDEEFEIVEEISELEQSLIDAGLVDIEDLIPGIFVDLKYSTTDNFFGKDVYGDLTRCYLQPEVVQMLKKAHEKLRQEHPELTFLVFDGVRPLSVQQILWDNLDKPDSIKPLYVADPKIGGLHNYGVAVDLTLAYAETGEALDMGTPYDYFGYPAYPDREPQMLREGKISKQHIANREILRKVMKHGGFSGIGSEWWHFNAFSRKEAAEKFGLVE from the coding sequence GTGAAGGAAATACCAGAAGCTATTTGGGATGCCACAGAAGAATGGGTGATAGATGATGAGGAATTTGAGATCGTAGAGGAAATCAGTGAACTGGAGCAAAGCCTTATTGATGCAGGTCTGGTCGATATTGAAGACCTGATCCCGGGGATTTTTGTGGATCTGAAATATTCAACTACTGATAATTTTTTTGGAAAAGATGTTTACGGAGACCTAACAAGGTGTTACCTACAGCCCGAAGTGGTGCAGATGCTCAAAAAGGCCCATGAAAAACTTCGACAGGAACACCCAGAACTCACCTTTCTGGTCTTTGATGGGGTACGGCCCCTGAGCGTCCAACAGATCCTTTGGGATAACCTGGACAAACCTGACAGCATCAAACCCCTATATGTAGCAGATCCCAAGATTGGGGGGCTCCATAATTATGGTGTAGCGGTTGACCTGACTTTGGCCTATGCAGAGACCGGTGAAGCCTTGGATATGGGAACTCCCTATGACTATTTCGGCTATCCTGCTTATCCGGACAGAGAACCGCAAATGCTCAGGGAAGGAAAGATCAGCAAACAGCATATTGCCAACCGTGAAATCCTCCGAAAAGTCATGAAGCACGGCGGGTTTTCAGGAATTGGTTCCGAATGGTGGCATTTCAATGCCTTTTCCAGGAAGGAAGCAGCCGAGAAGTTCGGGCTGGTGGAATAA
- a CDS encoding ThuA domain-containing protein, whose product MKSMTSLPLIILFLAVTMGVSNFAEAQNYQFRALVFSKTKGFRHQSIPDGVVAIKKLGRDHQFEVFSTEDADIFTDERLKRFDVIIMMSTTGTIFNEEQKAAFQRFVQSGKGVVGIHSATDTEYEWPWYTKLIGAQFKNHPYIQSVRLNVVDKNHPATYHLPEKWLWTDELYAFKNFNPDVRVLITADETSYDTNFSWQPTEGMGEFHPMAWTHEYDGGRIFYTALGHTDWAFVSENFLQHIYGGIWYAAKGFPIE is encoded by the coding sequence ATGAAATCAATGACAAGTTTGCCCCTCATCATTCTGTTTTTAGCAGTTACCATGGGGGTTTCAAATTTCGCTGAGGCCCAAAATTACCAGTTCAGGGCATTGGTCTTCAGCAAAACCAAGGGTTTTCGCCATCAGTCCATTCCTGATGGGGTGGTTGCTATCAAAAAACTTGGTAGAGACCATCAGTTTGAAGTATTTTCAACAGAAGACGCAGACATTTTCACAGATGAGCGATTGAAGCGTTTTGATGTCATCATTATGATGAGCACCACAGGAACCATTTTCAATGAAGAGCAAAAAGCGGCTTTTCAGAGATTTGTCCAAAGTGGCAAAGGGGTAGTGGGCATACACAGTGCGACAGATACAGAATACGAATGGCCTTGGTACACCAAACTGATCGGTGCACAGTTCAAAAACCATCCTTATATACAGTCCGTAAGGCTCAATGTCGTGGATAAAAACCATCCAGCTACCTATCACTTACCAGAGAAATGGCTATGGACAGATGAGCTCTATGCTTTCAAGAACTTTAACCCGGATGTCCGTGTTCTTATTACCGCGGATGAAACCTCTTATGATACCAATTTTTCCTGGCAACCAACAGAAGGAATGGGTGAATTTCATCCCATGGCCTGGACACACGAGTACGATGGGGGAAGGATTTTCTACACCGCTTTGGGCCATACAGATTGGGCATTTGTGAGCGAAAATTTCCTTCAGCATATTTATGGAGGGATATGGTATGCGGCTAAAGGTTTCCCGATAGAATGA